TCTTCCAGCGTACCAAAACCACCGGGCAGCATGATAATGCCATCACATAAGTCATTCATCATTTGCTTGCGTTGATGCATGTTTTCAACCACATGCATTTCGGTCAAACCTTTGTGGCCAACCTCTTTATCCTGCAAAAACTGAGGAATCACCCCTATTGTGCGGCCGTTACGTTCAATCATCGCATCGGCCAGTAATCCCATTACACCCACGCTGCCGCCGCCAAAAACCAGGCCCATGTTGCGGGCCACCATTACTTCGGCCAGTTGTTCAACAGCTTGTTTCAGGATGGGGTCGCCATTATAGTTAGCGCCGCAGAATACGCAGATATTTTGCATAACGAAGGATGAATGATTAGTATGATGCAAAGTCGGCAAAGTATAGGACGTCAAAAAATAATCAGCGAGATATTTATCAACAAATAATGGTTTTGTGGTAACAATAAATCAGATTATCTATCTAACTTCACGAAAACCTTAAATCAAAAAAAAACACAAATGAGAAAATTAACCT
This region of Mucilaginibacter yixingensis genomic DNA includes:
- a CDS encoding TIGR00730 family Rossman fold protein → MQNICVFCGANYNGDPILKQAVEQLAEVMVARNMGLVFGGGSVGVMGLLADAMIERNGRTIGVIPQFLQDKEVGHKGLTEMHVVENMHQRKQMMNDLCDGIIMLPGGFGTLEEFFEVLTWLQLGLHRKPIGVLNVNGFYDFLLKQMDVMVEQRFLKPVNRDLVITSADAIELVDLLSNFTATPDEVWFRDRNLT